From Pseudarthrobacter defluvii, the proteins below share one genomic window:
- a CDS encoding MarR family transcriptional regulator, producing MRLSRDAGKTYPQKHERNLTQALPSLPAAVRIFGKDGTCAAIFLDFDSSVAGTDWVQADVRAVQTWLHSVGARWIEDYSPNGGRHVYVPLAQRITFSEARDLVEALGSRYRTLDKTPHQNLLHGCMRTPGSPHKRGGHQELAMSLSMAYDIARRPNSSAVWSAMSKDLAAEIEAVRALRQNESFTPTTSDAPAVQQPVGRMSRLMQVLAQTGMYDTNKYASDSEARQAVILSAAGAGLHLVDVERRMLQGTWPGLASFYVRYSAKHRLPALRRDWQNAIKYLNKNKTRRDGNNDVRRSPTSQPITQPPALQGVIEISNPDAEHRYIRTWRNALRIREVNYQQSRTGLARRMVLRSLGEAAHMTGSRFVEFGVRSIAVATGLDHTTVAMHLRELRAEKDPLVTLVEEGRGTKGDLYLLTIPEELKAAAEEMRWRKGKVYALRPVFRELGLPAAFVYETLEHSPAMPTAEIVRITRLSRSAVHEALDVLAAWNMIVRDSGRAWSIVAETSLRQLAEQFGVLEAVASQLQRYRNDRIIWREWLAKNVNTVPELLSPDEDYPWETFEGPPDEWSLSDLAFNRAG from the coding sequence ATGCGCCTCTCTCGCGATGCAGGTAAGACCTATCCGCAGAAGCACGAACGAAACCTAACGCAAGCACTTCCCTCGCTACCCGCGGCGGTGAGAATCTTCGGCAAGGACGGCACTTGCGCGGCAATCTTCCTCGACTTCGACTCCTCCGTTGCAGGTACTGACTGGGTCCAAGCTGACGTCCGCGCCGTACAGACCTGGCTGCACTCGGTCGGCGCACGCTGGATCGAGGACTACTCCCCGAACGGCGGCCGTCACGTCTACGTCCCACTCGCGCAGCGAATCACGTTTTCTGAAGCGCGTGATCTTGTTGAGGCGCTGGGCAGCCGGTACCGAACCCTAGACAAGACCCCTCACCAAAATCTGCTCCACGGCTGCATGCGAACTCCCGGCTCACCGCACAAGCGCGGCGGCCACCAGGAACTGGCGATGAGCCTATCCATGGCCTACGACATCGCCCGCCGACCCAACAGCTCTGCTGTCTGGTCGGCAATGAGCAAAGACCTGGCTGCCGAAATCGAGGCAGTCCGGGCGCTCCGACAGAATGAGTCCTTCACTCCGACGACCTCGGATGCCCCTGCCGTCCAACAGCCTGTTGGACGCATGTCCCGGCTCATGCAAGTGCTCGCCCAGACCGGCATGTATGACACCAACAAGTACGCCTCTGACTCGGAGGCCCGCCAAGCCGTCATCCTCTCGGCCGCAGGCGCTGGCCTGCATCTCGTCGATGTTGAGCGACGGATGCTCCAGGGGACTTGGCCCGGTTTGGCCTCCTTCTATGTACGCTACTCCGCTAAACACAGACTGCCCGCCCTGCGCCGTGACTGGCAGAACGCCATCAAATACCTGAACAAAAACAAGACCAGAAGGGACGGAAATAACGATGTCCGCAGATCCCCCACAAGCCAACCAATTACACAGCCCCCAGCACTACAGGGCGTAATTGAAATTTCGAATCCCGATGCAGAGCATCGGTACATTCGCACCTGGCGGAATGCTTTGAGGATCAGAGAGGTGAACTACCAGCAATCCAGGACCGGTTTGGCTCGTAGGATGGTTCTCCGGTCGCTTGGCGAGGCGGCCCACATGACAGGGTCCAGGTTTGTTGAGTTTGGCGTACGTTCCATTGCGGTCGCCACTGGGTTAGATCACACGACGGTGGCCATGCATCTGCGGGAGCTGCGTGCTGAGAAGGATCCCCTGGTCACTCTTGTTGAGGAGGGACGAGGGACCAAAGGTGACCTCTATTTGCTGACTATCCCGGAAGAGCTCAAGGCAGCAGCTGAAGAGATGAGATGGCGGAAAGGGAAAGTTTACGCTCTCCGCCCGGTTTTCCGGGAGCTGGGGTTGCCGGCCGCGTTCGTTTACGAAACCCTAGAGCACTCCCCCGCTATGCCAACAGCCGAGATTGTGCGGATCACCCGGCTGTCTCGTTCCGCTGTCCATGAAGCCTTGGACGTTCTCGCCGCCTGGAACATGATAGTCCGCGACTCCGGCCGGGCTTGGTCGATTGTAGCCGAGACGTCATTGAGGCAGCTCGCCGAACAATTTGGGGTACTCGAAGCGGTGGCCAGTCAGTTACAGCGTTACCGCAACGATCGGATTATTTGGCGGGAATGGCTGGCCAAAAACGTCAACACCGTACCGGAGCTCCTCTCCCCTGACGAAGATTATCCTTGGGAGACGTTCGAGGGACCACCAGATGAATGGTCACTTTCCGATCTGGCCTTCAATAGAGCCGGATGA
- a CDS encoding ParA family protein: MVRSLQTPAPPKPQATRAIDRVISLANGKGGVGKTTTAANVAGYVALAGSRVLLIDLDPQGDLARDLGYDRQTGREFFQALIAGTPPMILRNVRENLDVIPGGQDLEDIQGLMVSRSSRSDAGDFGDMLYSVLAPLADDYDLILIDTPPGERILVEGAFAISSAVVIPTRSDDASIDGVERVARRFMAVRDRNPSLQLAGIVLFGVGPRSMRLERSVRDTLEEMLGTVAPVFATRIRNLESASADARRKGLLFHELEGAVTDAQKNRLKALRAGERPTDGFFSRNAGGLAEEYEQLTGEILARLNEIESGNEA; the protein is encoded by the coding sequence ATGGTACGATCGCTGCAAACCCCCGCACCGCCGAAGCCCCAGGCAACACGCGCAATTGACCGCGTCATCTCTCTGGCGAACGGCAAAGGGGGAGTCGGCAAGACCACCACCGCAGCTAACGTTGCCGGGTACGTCGCACTGGCTGGCTCCCGTGTGCTGCTGATTGACCTTGACCCTCAAGGTGACTTGGCCCGCGATCTCGGATACGACCGGCAAACCGGGAGGGAATTCTTCCAGGCCTTGATAGCCGGCACGCCGCCGATGATTTTGCGCAATGTGCGGGAAAACCTAGACGTCATCCCGGGCGGCCAGGACCTCGAAGACATCCAGGGACTGATGGTGTCCCGCTCCAGCCGCTCGGACGCCGGCGACTTCGGCGACATGCTCTACTCCGTTCTAGCCCCACTGGCGGACGATTACGATCTGATCCTGATCGACACCCCGCCAGGGGAGCGAATCCTCGTAGAAGGCGCCTTCGCAATCTCCAGTGCAGTCGTTATTCCTACACGTTCTGATGATGCGAGTATCGACGGTGTCGAACGCGTCGCACGCCGCTTCATGGCTGTACGTGACAGGAACCCGTCGCTGCAATTGGCGGGGATCGTCCTATTCGGTGTCGGCCCGCGCTCCATGCGTCTCGAGCGCAGCGTTCGAGATACTTTGGAAGAGATGCTCGGCACCGTCGCCCCGGTCTTCGCAACCCGCATTAGGAACCTTGAAAGCGCAAGCGCGGACGCACGCCGCAAAGGCCTCCTCTTCCATGAGCTTGAAGGTGCCGTTACCGACGCTCAGAAAAATCGCCTGAAAGCGCTCCGGGCGGGGGAGAGGCCGACAGACGGTTTCTTCTCACGGAATGCAGGGGGACTCGCAGAAGAGTACGAGCAACTGACAGGCGAAATCCTCGCCCGACTGAACGAGATCGAAAGCGGGAACGAAGCATGA
- a CDS encoding recombinase family protein, translated as MAAHRIGYARVSTRDQNLDLQAEALNEAGCDKIYKDTISGTKSQRPGLDQALDNLRDGDTLVVWKLDRLGRSVKDLLDFAGGLSDRGVGFISLTDAIDTTTVSGRFFFNVMASLAQMERELMVERTQAGLQAARQQGRVGGRKRIMTDAKIRSARKLLKQGTPPREVADTLGVSVPTLYRWVPATGEPQAPKK; from the coding sequence ATGGCCGCACACCGCATCGGCTACGCCCGGGTCTCCACTCGGGACCAAAACCTAGACCTGCAGGCCGAAGCCCTGAATGAGGCCGGATGCGACAAGATCTACAAAGACACCATCAGCGGCACCAAGTCCCAACGCCCCGGTCTCGACCAGGCGCTGGACAACCTGCGCGACGGTGACACTCTGGTGGTGTGGAAGCTGGACCGTTTGGGCCGGAGCGTGAAAGACCTCCTGGACTTCGCCGGCGGACTGAGCGACCGCGGCGTCGGATTCATCAGCCTCACTGACGCCATCGACACCACAACGGTCTCCGGACGCTTCTTTTTCAACGTCATGGCTTCCCTGGCCCAGATGGAACGGGAACTCATGGTCGAACGCACGCAGGCCGGCCTGCAGGCCGCCCGCCAACAAGGACGGGTCGGCGGCCGCAAACGCATCATGACGGATGCCAAGATCCGCTCAGCCCGCAAACTCCTCAAACAAGGAACACCGCCACGGGAGGTCGCCGACACCCTGGGAGTCTCCGTACCCACCCTCTACCGATGGGTCCCGGCAACCGGAGAACCCCAGGCGCCAAAGAAGTAG
- a CDS encoding recombinase family protein, with the protein MSGNVIGYARVSTRGQSLDSQVDALVASGAVRVFQEYASGATQARTRWKECLDYLQPGNVLLVADLTRLGRSTSDLADIVTVLGQRGIGFRSLAEPWLDTTSAHGKLIFDMFASLAEYERSRLSERTKAGLAAAKARGRLGGRPRSMTPGKLETARQLRNEGKTLKETADRLSVSVSSLTRALNRNDIPEAAS; encoded by the coding sequence GTGTCCGGCAACGTGATCGGGTATGCGAGGGTGAGCACCCGCGGGCAGTCACTGGATTCGCAAGTGGACGCACTTGTCGCTTCAGGAGCCGTGCGTGTGTTCCAGGAGTACGCATCCGGCGCCACCCAAGCAAGGACACGATGGAAGGAATGCCTGGACTACCTGCAGCCCGGCAACGTGCTGCTGGTTGCGGACCTAACCAGGCTAGGTCGGAGTACCTCCGACCTAGCGGACATTGTTACTGTGCTGGGTCAGCGGGGGATAGGCTTCCGTTCCCTGGCAGAACCTTGGCTGGATACCACTAGCGCCCACGGCAAGCTCATCTTTGACATGTTCGCTTCCCTCGCCGAATATGAACGATCACGGCTGTCGGAAAGAACAAAGGCCGGCTTGGCCGCAGCGAAAGCGCGAGGCCGGCTCGGCGGCCGCCCTCGGTCGATGACACCAGGGAAACTGGAAACTGCCCGGCAGTTGCGCAACGAAGGAAAGACTTTGAAAGAAACGGCGGACCGGCTCAGCGTCAGCGTTTCATCACTCACTCGGGCTCTTAACAGGAACGACATTCCAGAAGCCGCATCGTAA
- a CDS encoding IS3 family transposase (programmed frameshift) yields MPKAFPEEFRRDVVAVARKGEAPITQIAKDFGVSPAALHRWMKIADREDGVQSGAVSDDAAKLREANKRIRLLEQEAEVMRRAVAYLSRDINPKMMYPLVRELAARDAPIRVPVAVSCRVLNFSRQAYYQWAANPVPARDWEEAHLINAAIDHHRDDPAFGYRFIADEINAGPGPVASERRIWRLCSQNGILSVIHRRRRSALKAGPPVHDDLIERDFSATAPNRKWLTDITEHHTGEGKLYLCAIKDLHSNRIVGYSMDGRMKASLAVAALDHAVALRKPAGTVVHSDRGSQFRSRKFVLALNTYGLSGSMGRVGACGDNAAMESFFSLLQKNVLNRKRWETRAELRLAITTWIERSYHRKRRQRALGRLTPIEFETIKNAASAA; encoded by the exons ATGCCCAAAGCCTTTCCCGAAGAGTTCCGCCGCGATGTCGTGGCGGTTGCCCGCAAGGGCGAAGCGCCCATCACCCAGATCGCCAAGGATTTCGGGGTCTCACCTGCTGCCCTGCACCGCTGGATGAAGATTGCCGACAGAGAAGATGGCGTGCAGTCCGGGGCCGTGTCTGATGACGCCGCGAAGTTGCGGGAGGCCAATAAACGCATCCGGCTCCTGGAGCAGGAAGCTGAAGTCATGCGCCGTGCCGTGGCCTATCTGTCCCGGGACATCAATCCA AAAATGATGTACCCGCTGGTCCGCGAGCTGGCTGCCAGGGACGCCCCGATCAGGGTTCCCGTGGCAGTGTCCTGCCGGGTACTGAATTTCTCCAGACAGGCCTACTACCAGTGGGCCGCCAACCCCGTGCCCGCCCGGGACTGGGAAGAAGCCCACCTGATCAACGCCGCCATCGACCACCACCGCGACGATCCTGCCTTCGGCTACCGGTTCATCGCCGATGAGATCAACGCCGGACCCGGCCCTGTGGCCAGTGAACGCCGGATCTGGCGGCTGTGCTCCCAGAACGGCATCCTCTCGGTGATCCACCGCCGGCGCCGCTCAGCGCTCAAGGCCGGCCCTCCGGTCCACGATGACCTCATCGAACGGGACTTCAGCGCCACGGCACCGAACCGGAAATGGCTGACGGACATCACCGAGCACCACACCGGGGAAGGCAAGCTGTACCTGTGCGCGATCAAGGACCTGCATTCGAACCGGATCGTCGGGTACTCCATGGACGGGCGGATGAAAGCGTCTCTGGCCGTTGCCGCGCTGGACCACGCCGTGGCTCTCAGGAAACCGGCCGGCACAGTGGTCCACTCGGACAGAGGGTCCCAGTTCAGATCCAGAAAGTTCGTCCTGGCCCTGAACACCTACGGGCTGAGCGGATCAATGGGACGGGTAGGAGCATGCGGTGACAATGCCGCGATGGAATCGTTCTTCTCCCTGCTGCAAAAGAACGTCCTGAACCGGAAACGATGGGAAACCCGGGCCGAACTCCGGCTCGCCATCACAACCTGGATCGAACGCAGCTACCACCGCAAAC